In one Alnus glutinosa chromosome 12, dhAlnGlut1.1, whole genome shotgun sequence genomic region, the following are encoded:
- the LOC133851046 gene encoding uncharacterized protein LOC133851046 isoform X1, translating into MSYIPPYKRQSKDPDRPSPIPESLPPEFRRNLDSSSSKSNQGRSFKIGYAGRLVYLWFAVGLDDNSQFPSSVHLEPVPMELIERKYWGRPLALANRNPVESAQVGGNCMRKPWESFAENVLPNLLSSFENVRNEMVCQKLESVKPTLIARFGKIHFLSLSISQETTAMDLAAETTLRKLRRSFYTIVPNSFVENIMGEVGRKIKFDFEEEKDLYHVKLSDATQPDSTLSCKCSVIKEHKKLHLCKVELNPVRHMVVDASCLDKSLDLRLVLYTMGVLTTLTDEEMESIRNLINSAVLDPDVKGGLRWPLGYASSGNRFSVVEVWHTIAKVYKSPSMRLKVRHADRFDFRTSTGEASRDISLKVKNIVSLLQEEIVEISSVSEMLKDTLRLIWDLML; encoded by the exons ATGTCTTACATCCCCCCATACAAGCGGCAGTCGAAGGACCCTGATAGGCCCTCACCAATACCAGAATCCCTTCCTCCTGAATTCAGGAGAAATCTTGATTCGAGTTCATCCAAATCTAATCAAGGAAGAAGCTTTAAGATTGGCTATGCAGGCCGACTTGTATACTTATGGTTTGCAGTTGGTTTGGATGACAACAGCCAATTTCCATCTTCCGTACATCTTGAGCCAGTTCCCATGGAGTTAATTGAGAGAAAATACTGGGGAAGGCCCCTTGCTTTGGCGAACCGAAATCCAG TTGAGAGTGCGCAAGTGGGAGGAAATTGTATGAGGAAGCCATGGGAGTCTTTTGCAGAAAATGTCCTGCCGAACCTGCTTTCCTCTTTCGAGAATGTGCGGAATGAAATGGTTTGCCAAAAGTTGGAAAGCGTCAAGCCAACGCTGATTGCTAGATTTGGGAAAATTCATTTTCT AAGCCTTTCAATCAGCCAGGAAACTACCGCAATGGATTTGGCTGCTGAAACCACATTGAGAAAATTGAGAAGATCATTTTACACAATTGTCCCTAATTCATTCGTGGAAAACATCATGGGGGAAGTTGGCAGAaagattaaatttgattttgaagaagAGAAAGATTTATACCATGTAAAG TTGTCTGATGCCACACAACCGGATTCAACTCTTTCTTGCAAATGTAGTGTGATCAAAGAACATAAAAAGCTTCACCTTTGTAAG GTTGAACTAAACCCGGTGCGTCACATGGTTGTGGACGCATCGTGCCTTGATAAAAGTTTAGACCTAAGGCTGGTGCTATACACCATGGGCGTCTTAACAACTCTCACT GATGAAGAGATGGAAAGCATTAGAAATCTGATTAATTCTGCAGTTTTAGATCCAGATGTGAAGGGTGGGTTGAGATGGCCTCTGGGTTATGCGTCTTCTGGAAATAGATTTTCTGTGGTTGAGGTTTGGCACACAATAGCTAAAGTCTATAAAAGTCCATCAATGAGGCTGAAGGTGAGACATGCTGATCGATTTGATTTTAGAACTTCAACTGGGGAAGCTTCAAGGGATATAAGTTTGAAGGTTAAAAACATCGTCTCATTATTACAG GAAGAGATAGTTGAGATTAGTTCGGTTTCGGAGATGCTTAAAGACACCCTAAGGTTGATATGGGATCTCATGCTGTGA